A window from Citrus sinensis cultivar Valencia sweet orange chromosome 3, DVS_A1.0, whole genome shotgun sequence encodes these proteins:
- the LOC102614342 gene encoding uncharacterized protein LOC102614342 — protein sequence MEAALAELERVQTEILPRISKLEQTILSVDDDDVSSSAAVPASTPHTTIRDTEARLSNILRSNGVNDFQFKKVPSDYYDWPLESRRDVLAAACIHHLCKSIVLVNTQAQSSVVDCSDRNNSKYYVVVVQYTARFNAEAVKNFLYTLNNGKIPKKKFNLRLAPEETSMNLTGYEHNAVTCIGMKTDIPVILDEAITKLSPDFFWLGGGETDLKWGIKTSEFIKFVKPFIVGCS from the exons ATGGAGGCAGCATTGGCGGAGCTGGAGCGAGTCCAAACTGAAATTCTGCCGCGAATATCGAAACTCGAGCAAACTATCCTTTCCGTCGACGACGACGACGTTTCCAGCTCCGCAGCAGTCCCTGCTTCCACTCCGCATACAACAATCCGCGACACCGAAGCTCGCCTCTCGAACATTCTTCGATCCAACGGTGTCAACGACTTTCAATTCAAAAAAGTCCCCTCAGATTACTACGATTGGCCTCTCGAGTCGCGCAGAGACGTCCTAGCTGCTGCTTGCATTCATCATCTTTGCAAAAGCATCGTCTTG GTTAATACACAAGCTCAGTCCAGTGTAGTTGATTGTAGTGATCGAAACAATTCAAAGTATTACGTTGTTGTTGTTCAG TATACTGCCCGGTTTAATGCTGAAGCTGTGAAAAACTTTTTGTACACTCTCAACAATGGCAAGATaccgaaaaagaaatttaatt TGAGGCTTGCTCCCGAGGAGACATCAATGAATTTGACTGGATATGAGCACAATGCAGTTACATGTATTGGCATGAAAACAGACATTCCG GTGATCTTGGATGAAGCAATAACCAAACTCAGTCCTGATTTCTTCTGGTTGGGTGGCGGAGAGACTGATCTCAAGTGGGGAATAAAGACctctgaatttatcaaatttgttaAACCTTTCATTGTCGGTTGCAGTTAG
- the LOC102613743 gene encoding scarecrow-like protein 6 has translation MSVPSHLQEKCVFKIQDFTPICSQGKWKQKHQQQQQVNNNSFCFSCNIDNEPTSVLHMRRSQSPPTSASTLSSSLNNTNTTTTNSVPQEPVSPLLNNERKDEWATELLSMPNGLEVIPTGAERCGLGLEDWETMLSESGQEQSILKWIAGDVDDSPFGLKQLLQSGGNGNGQNPFVDFDGNAGGGGLGFVDQPPNFESVGGGGSLASGNFIATNLCAFPGSELLSNNNGNGKIGSSPGLVNLNHKVVSGVGLNSSNSNNNCNYQNPIFGSPTSSNVSLAPVSLPPGVNIQQSQNFVEAPEEKPQILNPQIFMNNQQVQSQHHQNPNFFFPVSAYPLHQEHHHHSHLLQPQPKRHNSGGSLDLSSPHVPKPPFSDPRHEFLLRNHQQQMGFSQNVHFLPQHLQQKSLIVSAKQKVLGPGSEEISRQQHALLDQLYKAAELVGTGNFSHAQGILARLNHQVFPVGKPLQRAAFYFKEALQLFLLMNNQVTNPPLRSPTPVDVIFKMGAYKVFSEVSPLIQFINFTCNQALLEALDDADRIHIVDFDIGFGAQWASFMQELSMRSNRGTPSMKITAFASPSTHHHIELGLMRENLTQFANAIGVSFELDVINFESLDQTSYTLPILQSSENEAVAVNFPIWSSSNQPSALPSLLRFVKQLSPKIVVSADRGCDKSDLPFPEHILHALQSYINLLESLDAVNVMPDALNKIERFLLQPRIESVVLGRLRGPGRMPMWKTVFASAGFSPVTFSNFTETQAECVVKRTPVRGFHVEKRQASLVLCWQQRELISASAWRC, from the coding sequence ATGTCCGTGCCCTCTCACTTGCaagaaaaatgtgtttttaaaATCCAAGATTTCACTCCTATTTGCTCTCAAGGCAAATGGAAACAAAAACaccaacagcaacaacaagTGAACAACAACAGCTTCTGTTTTTCTTGTAACATTGATAACGAACCAACTTCTGTCCTTCATATGAGAAGAAGCCAAAGCCCACCCACTTCGGCTTCCACTCTTTCCTCCTCACTCAACAACAccaacaccaccaccaccaactCGGTCCCGCAAGAACCGGTGTCTCCTTTGCTAAACAATGAAAGGAAAGATGAGTGGGCTACTGAGTTGCTGTCGATGCCAAACGGCTTGGAGGTGATTCCTACTGGAGCTGAAAGATGCGGTCTTGGCTTGGAAGATTGGGAGACCATGTTATCGGAATCCGGTCAAGAACAGTCTATCTTAAAGTGGATCGCCGGGGATGTGGACGACTCGCCGTTTGGGCTGAAGCAGCTCTTGCAGAGCGGCGGAAATGGGAATGGTCAAAACCcttttgttgattttgatggcAATGCTGGCGGTGGTGGCTTGGGGTTTGTTGATCAACCTCCAAACTTTGAGTCAGTTGGTGGGGGTGGCAGCCTTGCATCTGGTAATTTTATTGCTACTAATTTATGTGCTTTTCCTGGTTCTGAATTGCTTTCAAATAACAATGGGAATGGAAAGATTGGTTCTTCACCTGGTTTGGTTAATCTCAATCACAAGGTAGTTTCTGGTGTTGGATTGAATAGTAGCAATAGCAACAACAATTGTAATTACCAAAATCCAATTTTTGGTTCGCCAACTAGCAGTAATGTGTCTCTTGCACCAGTTTCTTTGCCTCCTGGTGTGAATATCCAGCAGTCTCAGAACTTTGTTGAAGCCCCTGAAGAGAAGCCACAGATTCTCAATCCTCAGATATTTATGAATAACCAACAGGTGCAGTCTCAGCACCATCAAAATCcgaacttttttttccctgtgAGTGCTTATCCTTTGCACCAAGAACACCACCACCATAGCCACTTGCTTCAGCCACAACCAAAGCGCCACAACTCAGGAGGAAGTTTAGACCTTTCCTCTCCTCACGTCCCCAAACCACCATTCTCTGATCCACGCCATGAGTTCTTGCTCAGAAACCATCAACAACAAATGGgtttttctcaaaatgtgcATTTTCTTCCTCAGCATCTTCAACAAAAAAGTTTGATCGTATCAGCAAAGCAGAAGGTTTTAGGTCCAGGGAGTGAAGAGATTTCTCGGCAACAACATGCTTTACTCGACCAGCTCTACAAGGCTGCAGAGTTGGTGGGAACTGGGAATTTCTCACACGCGCAAGGGATATTGGCGCGGCTCAATCACCAGGTGTTTCCTGTAGGTAAGCCCCTTCAAAGGGCTGCTTTCTACTTCAAAGAGGCTTTGCAGTTGTTTCTACTCATGAACAACCAAGTCACCAACCCACCACTACGTAGCCCTACTCCAGTTGATGTTATCTTTAAAATGGGAGCTTACAAGGTGTTCTCTGAAGTGTCTCCTCTTATTCAATTTATCAACTTTACTTGCAACCAGGCTCTTTTAGAAGCTCTTGATGATGCTGACAGAATCCACATTGTGGACTTTGATATTGGCTTCGGTGCTCAGTGGGCTTCATTTATGCAGGAGCTCTCAATGAGAAGTAATAGGGGTACTCCTTCAATGAAAATCACTGCCTTTGCTTCTCCTTCCACTCACCATCATATAGAGCTGGGGCTTATGCGTGAGAATCTGACTCAGTTTGCTAATGCGATTGGTGTTAGTTTTGAGCTTGATGTGATTAACTTTGAGTCATTAGATCAAACCTCTTACACACTGCCCATTCTCCAGTCAAGTGAAAATGAGGCTGTTGCTGTGAATTTCCCTATTTGGTCTTCTTCGAATCAACCCTCTGCACTGCCCTCTCTCCTTCGCTTTGTGAAGCAGCTTTCGCCAAAAATTGTGGTATCAGCAGATAGAGGATGTGATAAAAGTGACTTGCCTTTCCCGGAACATATTCTTCATGCCCTCCAATCATATATAAACCTACTGGAATCGCTTGATGCTGTTAACGTGATGCCTGATGCTCTCAATAAGATTGAGAGGTTCCTTCTTCAGCCTAGAATTGAAAGTGTGGTATTGGGGCGGCTCAGGGGCCCGGGCAGAATGCCAATGTGGAAAACAGTCTTTGCATCGGCTGGGTTTTCCCCCGTAACATTCAGTAACTTCACCGAAACTCAGGCAGAATGTGTGGTGAAGAGGACTCCAGTGAGGGGCTTTCATGTTGAAAAGCGCCAGGCCTCACTTGTCCTCTGTTGGCAGCAGCGGGAACTTATCTCTGCATCAGCTTGGAGGTGCTGA
- the LOC107176817 gene encoding uncharacterized protein LOC107176817: protein MSSITLLLLLCLSVHACSERKIYLQHQVGENTMKQEEPKAFLKDEASPTSGDIVMPSLQNDLQLLAKTEIIESSKAQARFLLGSPPGNTNEAVDSKENDFVEDAVVMDYAQPHRKPPIHNEKP from the exons ATGTCTTCTATTACTCTTTTGCTTCTCTTATGTCTTTCCGTGCATGCATGCagtgaaagaaaaatctatttgcAGCATCAGGTTGGCGAAAACACCATGAAGCAAGAGGAACCAAAGGCTTTCCTAAAGGACGAAGCTTCCCCAACTTCAG GTGATATTGTGATGCCTTCTCTTCAAAATGATCTGCAACTTTTGGCTAAAACagag ATAATTGAAAGCAGCAAAGCACAAGCACGGTTCTTGCTAGGATCTCCACCAGGTAATACCAACGAGGCAGTAGATTCCAAAGAAAATGACTTTGTGGAGGACGCGGTCGTAATGGATTACGCCCAGCCTCATCGGAAACCTCCCATCCACAATGAGAAACCCTAA
- the LOC102614048 gene encoding autophagy-related protein 8f codes for MAKSYFKQEHDLEKRRAEAARIREKYPDRIPVIVEKAERSDIPNIDKKKYLVPADLTVGQFVYVIRKRIKLSAEKAIFIFVDNVLPPTGAIMSAIYEEKKDEDGFLYVTYSGENTFGSHIPV; via the exons ATGGCAAAGAGTTACTTCAAGCAAGAGCATGATCttg AGAAGAGACGCGCCGAGGCTGCAAGGATTAGGGAGAAGTACCCTGACAGGATTCCG GTGATTGTGGAGAAGGCAGAGAGAAGTGACATACCAAATATAGATAAGAAGAA GTATCTTGTTCCAGCTGACCTGACTGTAGGACAATTTGTCTATGTCATCCGTAAAAGGATCAAACTGAGTGCTGAAAAGgcgatatttatttttgtggatAATGTGCTCCCACCTACAG GTGCAATTATGTCTGCCATATACGAAGAGAAAAAGGATGAAGATGGTTTTCTTTATGTGACTTACAGTGGGGAGAACACATTTGGAAGCCACATCCCAGTTTAG